One region of Scophthalmus maximus strain ysfricsl-2021 chromosome 13, ASM2237912v1, whole genome shotgun sequence genomic DNA includes:
- the pde6d gene encoding retinal rod rhodopsin-sensitive cGMP 3',5'-cyclic phosphodiesterase subunit delta, with protein sequence MSSDEDRAKEILKGFKLNWMNLRDAETGKVLWQGTEDLSVPGVEHEARVPKKILKCKAVSRELNFSSSEKLEKFRLEQKVFFKGQCLEEWFFEFGFVIPNSTNTWQSLIEAAPESQMMPANVLTGNVIIETKFYDDDLHVSTSRVRLFYV encoded by the exons ATGTCTTCAGACGAAGACAGGGCCAAGGAAATCTTGAAGGGCTTCAAACT AAACTGGATGAACCTTCGCGATGCAGAAACGGGCAAAGTGCTGTGGCAGGGAACGGAGGACCTCTCTGTACCAGGCGTAGAGCACGAAG CTCGTGTCCCGAAGAAGATCCTGAAGTGTAAAGCAGTGTCCAGAGAACTGAACTTTTCTTCCTCGGAGAAACTGGAAAAGTTCAGGCTGGAGCAGAAAGTCTTCTTCAAAGGACAGTGTCTAGAAG aATGGTTCTTTGAGTTTGGCTTCGTTATCCCCAACTCCACCAACACGTGGCAGTCCCTGATAGAAGCAGCTCCAGAGTCCCAGATGATGCCGGCCAATGTTTTGAC TGGTAACGTGATTATCGAGACCAAGTTCTACGATGACGACCTCCATGTCAGCACTTCAAGGGTACGACTTTTCTacgtctga
- the rpl36 gene encoding 60S ribosomal protein L36 yields MAIRYPMAVGLNKGHPVTKNVTAPKHSRRRGRLTKHSKFVRDMIREVCGFAPYERRAMELLKVSKDKRALKFIKKRIGTHIRAKRKREELSNVLAAMRKAAAKKD; encoded by the exons ATGGCTATTCGCTACCCAATGGCCGTTGGCCTCAACAAAGGTCACCCAGTTACCAAAAATGTGACTGCTCCCAAACACAGCCGCCGGCGTGGG CGTCTGACCAAACACAGCAAGTTTGTTCGGGATATGATCCGCGAGGTGTGTGGCTTCGCCCCGTACGAGAGGAGAGCCATGGAGCTGCTGAAGGTGTCCAAGGACAAGAGGGCTCTCAAATTCATCAAGaagagg ATCGGAACTCACATCCGGGccaagagaaagagggaggagctgagcaACGTGCTGGCTGCCATGAGAAAGGCTGCTGCCAAGAAGGACTAA